From one Papio anubis isolate 15944 chromosome 12, Panubis1.0, whole genome shotgun sequence genomic stretch:
- the SYVN1 gene encoding E3 ubiquitin-protein ligase synoviolin isoform X2 yields MFRTAVMMAASLALTGAVVAHAYYLKHQFYPTVVYLTKSSPSMAVLYIQAFVLVFLLGKVMGKVFFGQLRAAEMEHLLERSWYAVTETCLAFTVFRDDFSPRFVALFTLLLFLKCFHWLAEDRVDFMERSPNISWLFHCRIVSLMFLLGILDFLFVSHAYHSILTRGASVQLVFGFEYAILMTMVLTIFIKYVLHSVDLQSENPWDNKAVYMLYTELFTGFIKVLLYMAFMTIMIKVHTFPLFAIRPMYLAMRQFKKAVTDAIMSRRAIRNMNTLYPDATPEELQAMDNVCIICREEMVTGAKRLPCNHIFHTSCLRSWFQRQQTCPTCRMDVLRASLPAQSPPPPEPAEQGPPPAPHPPPLLPQPPNFPQGLLPPFPPGMFPLWPPMGPFPPVPPPPSSGEAVAPPSTSAALSRPSGAATTTAAGTSAAAASATASGPGSGSAPEAGPAPGFPFPPPWMGMPLPPPFAFPPMPVPPAGFAGLTPEELRALEGHERQHLEARLQSLRNIHTLLDAAMLQINQYLTVLASLGHWGHKGTSFYTLFCKAHQGQENLPNLGCQGQTRLSSLLFPGPLGLPLQSAPLRRLPLQLLLLPPPPASPAQRPRPQPQEPPQQPLKWKGLQLLSQWAQRRCPRMESLMQQSSAGAACKSWSLLLPTDIAPAQPQPLLF; encoded by the exons ATGTTCCGCACGGCAGTGATGATGGCGGCCAGCCTGGCGCTGACCggggctgtggtggctcacgcctactaCCTCAAACACCAGTTCTACCCCACTGTGGTGTACCTGACCAAGTCCAGCCCCAGCATGGCA GTCCTGTACATCCAGGCCTTTGTCCTTGTCTTCCTCCTGGGCAAGGTGATGGGCAAGGTGTTCTTTGGGCAACTGAGGGCAGCAGAGATGGAG CACCTTCTGGAACGTTCCTGGTATGCTGTCACAGAGACTTGTCTGGCCTTCACCGTTTTTCGGGATGACTTCAGCCCCCGCTTTGTTGCACTCTTcactcttcttctcttcctcaaaTGTTTCCACTGGCTGGCTGAGGATCGTGTGGACTTT ATGGAACGCAGCCCCAACATCTCCTGGCTCTTTCACTGCCGCATTGTCT CTCTCATGTTCCTTCTGGGCATCCTGGACTTCCTCTTCGTCAGCCATGCCTATCACAGCATCCTGACCCGTGGGGCTTCTGTGCAGCTGGTGTTTGGCTTTGAG TATGCCATCCTGATGACGATGGTGCTCACCATCTTCATCAAGTATGTGCTGCACTCCGTGGACCTCCAGAGTGAGAACCCCTGGGACAACAAGGCTGTGTACATGCTCTACACAGAGCTGTTTACAG GCTTCATCAAGGTTCTGCTGTACATGGCCTTCATGACCATCATGATCAAGGTGCACACCTTCCCACTCTTTGCCATCCGGCCCATGTACCTGGCCATGAG ACAGTTCAAAAAAGCTGTGACAGATGCCATCATGTCTCGCCGAGCCATCCGCAACATGAACACCCT GTATCCAGATGCCACCCCAGAGGAGCTCCAGGCAATGGACAATGTCTGCATCATCTGCCGAGAAGAGATGGTGACTGGTGCCAAGAGACTGCCTTGCAACCACATTTTCCATACCAG CTGCCTGCGCTCCTGGTTCCAGCGGCAGCAGACCTGCCCCACCTGCCGTATGGATGTCCTTCGGGCATCGCTGCCAGCCCAGTCACCACCACCCCCAGAGCCTGCGGAACAGGGGCCACCCCCTgcgccccaccccccaccactcttgcctcagccccccaact TCCCCCAGGGCCTCCTGCCTCCTTTTCCTCCAGGCATGTTCCCACTGTGGCCCCCCATGGGCCCCTTTCCACCTGTCCCGCCTCCCCCCAGCTCAGGAGAGGCTGTGGCCCCTCCATCCACCAGTGCAG CCCTTTCTCGGCCCAGTGGAGCAGCTACAACCACAGCTGCTGGCAccagtgctgctgctgcttctgccacAGCATCTGGCCCAGGCTCTGGCTCTGCCCCAGAAGCTGGCCCTGCCCCTggcttccccttccctcctccctggaTGGGTATGCCCCTGCCTCCGCCCTTTG CCTTCCCCCCAATGCCTGTGCCCCCTGCGGGGTTTGCTGGGCTGACCCCAGAGGAGCTACGAGCTCTGGAGGGCCATGAACGGCAGCACCTGGAGGCCCGGCTGCAGAGCCTGCGTAACATCCACACACTGCTGGACGCCGCCATGCTACAGATCAACCAGTACCTCACTGTGCTGGCCTCCTTGGG GCACTGGGGCCACAAGGGCACATCATTCTATACTCTGTTCTGCAAGGCTCACCAAGGGCAGGAGAATCTGCCCAACCTAGGATGCCAAGGCCAGACCCGCCTCTCGTCCCTTCTCTTCCCAGGCCCCCTCGGCCTGCCACTTCAGTCAGCTCCCCTGAGGAGACTGCCACTACAGTTATTGCTGCTGCCTCCTCCACCAGCATCCCCAGCTCAGAGGCCACGACCCCAACCACAGGAGCCTCCCCAACAGCCCCTGAAATGGAAAGGCCTCCAG CTCCTGAGTCAGTGGGCACAGAGGAGATGCCCGAGGATGGAGAGCCTGATGCAGCAGAGCTCCGCCGGCGCCGCCTGCAAAAGCTGGAGTCTCCTGTTGCCCACTGACattgccccagcccagccccagcccctgctctTTTGA
- the SYVN1 gene encoding E3 ubiquitin-protein ligase synoviolin isoform X3: MFRTAVMMAASLALTGAVVAHAYYLKHQFYPTVVYLTKSSPSMAVLYIQAFVLVFLLGKVMGKVFFGQLRAAEMEHLLERSWYAVTETCLAFTVFRDDFSPRFVALFTLLLFLKCFHWLAEDRVDFMERSPNISWLFHCRIVSLMFLLGILDFLFVSHAYHSILTRGASVQLVFGFEYAILMTMVLTIFIKYVLHSVDLQSENPWDNKAVYMLYTELFTGFIKVLLYMAFMTIMIKVHTFPLFAIRPMYLAMRQFKKAVTDAIMSRRAIRNMNTLYPDATPEELQAMDNVCIICREEMVTGAKRLPCNHIFHTSCLRSWFQRQQTCPTCRMDVLRASLPAQSPPPPEPAEQGPPPAPHPPPLLPQPPNFPQGLLPPFPPGMFPLWPPMGPFPPVPPPPSSGEAVAPPSTSAAALSRPSGAATTTAAGTSAAAASATASGPGSGSAPEAGPAPGFPFPPPWMGMPLPPPFAFPPMPVPPAGFAGLTPEELRALEGHERQHLEARLQSLRNIHTLLDAAMLQINQYLTVLASLGPPRPATSVSSPEETATTVIAAASSTSIPSSEATTPTTGASPTAPEMERPPGRCDWPPAGGAGNFSRFHFQSLCPQLLSQWAQRRCPRMESLMQQSSAGAACKSWSLLLPTDIAPAQPQPLLF, from the exons ATGTTCCGCACGGCAGTGATGATGGCGGCCAGCCTGGCGCTGACCggggctgtggtggctcacgcctactaCCTCAAACACCAGTTCTACCCCACTGTGGTGTACCTGACCAAGTCCAGCCCCAGCATGGCA GTCCTGTACATCCAGGCCTTTGTCCTTGTCTTCCTCCTGGGCAAGGTGATGGGCAAGGTGTTCTTTGGGCAACTGAGGGCAGCAGAGATGGAG CACCTTCTGGAACGTTCCTGGTATGCTGTCACAGAGACTTGTCTGGCCTTCACCGTTTTTCGGGATGACTTCAGCCCCCGCTTTGTTGCACTCTTcactcttcttctcttcctcaaaTGTTTCCACTGGCTGGCTGAGGATCGTGTGGACTTT ATGGAACGCAGCCCCAACATCTCCTGGCTCTTTCACTGCCGCATTGTCT CTCTCATGTTCCTTCTGGGCATCCTGGACTTCCTCTTCGTCAGCCATGCCTATCACAGCATCCTGACCCGTGGGGCTTCTGTGCAGCTGGTGTTTGGCTTTGAG TATGCCATCCTGATGACGATGGTGCTCACCATCTTCATCAAGTATGTGCTGCACTCCGTGGACCTCCAGAGTGAGAACCCCTGGGACAACAAGGCTGTGTACATGCTCTACACAGAGCTGTTTACAG GCTTCATCAAGGTTCTGCTGTACATGGCCTTCATGACCATCATGATCAAGGTGCACACCTTCCCACTCTTTGCCATCCGGCCCATGTACCTGGCCATGAG ACAGTTCAAAAAAGCTGTGACAGATGCCATCATGTCTCGCCGAGCCATCCGCAACATGAACACCCT GTATCCAGATGCCACCCCAGAGGAGCTCCAGGCAATGGACAATGTCTGCATCATCTGCCGAGAAGAGATGGTGACTGGTGCCAAGAGACTGCCTTGCAACCACATTTTCCATACCAG CTGCCTGCGCTCCTGGTTCCAGCGGCAGCAGACCTGCCCCACCTGCCGTATGGATGTCCTTCGGGCATCGCTGCCAGCCCAGTCACCACCACCCCCAGAGCCTGCGGAACAGGGGCCACCCCCTgcgccccaccccccaccactcttgcctcagccccccaact TCCCCCAGGGCCTCCTGCCTCCTTTTCCTCCAGGCATGTTCCCACTGTGGCCCCCCATGGGCCCCTTTCCACCTGTCCCGCCTCCCCCCAGCTCAGGAGAGGCTGTGGCCCCTCCATCCACCAGTGCAG CAGCCCTTTCTCGGCCCAGTGGAGCAGCTACAACCACAGCTGCTGGCAccagtgctgctgctgcttctgccacAGCATCTGGCCCAGGCTCTGGCTCTGCCCCAGAAGCTGGCCCTGCCCCTggcttccccttccctcctccctggaTGGGTATGCCCCTGCCTCCGCCCTTTG CCTTCCCCCCAATGCCTGTGCCCCCTGCGGGGTTTGCTGGGCTGACCCCAGAGGAGCTACGAGCTCTGGAGGGCCATGAACGGCAGCACCTGGAGGCCCGGCTGCAGAGCCTGCGTAACATCCACACACTGCTGGACGCCGCCATGCTACAGATCAACCAGTACCTCACTGTGCTGGCCTCCTTGGG GCCCCCTCGGCCTGCCACTTCAGTCAGCTCCCCTGAGGAGACTGCCACTACAGTTATTGCTGCTGCCTCCTCCACCAGCATCCCCAGCTCAGAGGCCACGACCCCAACCACAGGAGCCTCCCCAACAGCCCCTGAAATGGAAAGGCCTCCAGGTAGGTGTGATTGGCCTCCAGCCGGGGGAGCAGGGAACTTCTCTAGGTTCCACTTCCAGTCTCTCTGTCCCCAGCTCCTGAGTCAGTGGGCACAGAGGAGATGCCCGAGGATGGAGAGCCTGATGCAGCAGAGCTCCGCCGGCGCCGCCTGCAAAAGCTGGAGTCTCCTGTTGCCCACTGACattgccccagcccagccccagcccctgctctTTTGA
- the SYVN1 gene encoding E3 ubiquitin-protein ligase synoviolin isoform X4 has product MFRTAVMMAASLALTGAVVAHAYYLKHQFYPTVVYLTKSSPSMAVLYIQAFVLVFLLGKVMGKVFFGQLRAAEMEHLLERSWYAVTETCLAFTVFRDDFSPRFVALFTLLLFLKCFHWLAEDRVDFMERSPNISWLFHCRIVSLMFLLGILDFLFVSHAYHSILTRGASVQLVFGFEYAILMTMVLTIFIKYVLHSVDLQSENPWDNKAVYMLYTELFTGFIKVLLYMAFMTIMIKVHTFPLFAIRPMYLAMRQFKKAVTDAIMSRRAIRNMNTLYPDATPEELQAMDNVCIICREEMVTGAKRLPCNHIFHTSCLRSWFQRQQTCPTCRMDVLRASLPAQSPPPPEPAEQGPPPAPHPPPLLPQPPNFPQGLLPPFPPGMFPLWPPMGPFPPVPPPPSSGEAVAPPSTSAALSRPSGAATTTAAGTSAAAASATASGPGSGSAPEAGPAPGFPFPPPWMGMPLPPPFAFPPMPVPPAGFAGLTPEELRALEGHERQHLEARLQSLRNIHTLLDAAMLQINQYLTVLASLGPPRPATSVSSPEETATTVIAAASSTSIPSSEATTPTTGASPTAPEMERPPGRCDWPPAGGAGNFSRFHFQSLCPQLLSQWAQRRCPRMESLMQQSSAGAACKSWSLLLPTDIAPAQPQPLLF; this is encoded by the exons ATGTTCCGCACGGCAGTGATGATGGCGGCCAGCCTGGCGCTGACCggggctgtggtggctcacgcctactaCCTCAAACACCAGTTCTACCCCACTGTGGTGTACCTGACCAAGTCCAGCCCCAGCATGGCA GTCCTGTACATCCAGGCCTTTGTCCTTGTCTTCCTCCTGGGCAAGGTGATGGGCAAGGTGTTCTTTGGGCAACTGAGGGCAGCAGAGATGGAG CACCTTCTGGAACGTTCCTGGTATGCTGTCACAGAGACTTGTCTGGCCTTCACCGTTTTTCGGGATGACTTCAGCCCCCGCTTTGTTGCACTCTTcactcttcttctcttcctcaaaTGTTTCCACTGGCTGGCTGAGGATCGTGTGGACTTT ATGGAACGCAGCCCCAACATCTCCTGGCTCTTTCACTGCCGCATTGTCT CTCTCATGTTCCTTCTGGGCATCCTGGACTTCCTCTTCGTCAGCCATGCCTATCACAGCATCCTGACCCGTGGGGCTTCTGTGCAGCTGGTGTTTGGCTTTGAG TATGCCATCCTGATGACGATGGTGCTCACCATCTTCATCAAGTATGTGCTGCACTCCGTGGACCTCCAGAGTGAGAACCCCTGGGACAACAAGGCTGTGTACATGCTCTACACAGAGCTGTTTACAG GCTTCATCAAGGTTCTGCTGTACATGGCCTTCATGACCATCATGATCAAGGTGCACACCTTCCCACTCTTTGCCATCCGGCCCATGTACCTGGCCATGAG ACAGTTCAAAAAAGCTGTGACAGATGCCATCATGTCTCGCCGAGCCATCCGCAACATGAACACCCT GTATCCAGATGCCACCCCAGAGGAGCTCCAGGCAATGGACAATGTCTGCATCATCTGCCGAGAAGAGATGGTGACTGGTGCCAAGAGACTGCCTTGCAACCACATTTTCCATACCAG CTGCCTGCGCTCCTGGTTCCAGCGGCAGCAGACCTGCCCCACCTGCCGTATGGATGTCCTTCGGGCATCGCTGCCAGCCCAGTCACCACCACCCCCAGAGCCTGCGGAACAGGGGCCACCCCCTgcgccccaccccccaccactcttgcctcagccccccaact TCCCCCAGGGCCTCCTGCCTCCTTTTCCTCCAGGCATGTTCCCACTGTGGCCCCCCATGGGCCCCTTTCCACCTGTCCCGCCTCCCCCCAGCTCAGGAGAGGCTGTGGCCCCTCCATCCACCAGTGCAG CCCTTTCTCGGCCCAGTGGAGCAGCTACAACCACAGCTGCTGGCAccagtgctgctgctgcttctgccacAGCATCTGGCCCAGGCTCTGGCTCTGCCCCAGAAGCTGGCCCTGCCCCTggcttccccttccctcctccctggaTGGGTATGCCCCTGCCTCCGCCCTTTG CCTTCCCCCCAATGCCTGTGCCCCCTGCGGGGTTTGCTGGGCTGACCCCAGAGGAGCTACGAGCTCTGGAGGGCCATGAACGGCAGCACCTGGAGGCCCGGCTGCAGAGCCTGCGTAACATCCACACACTGCTGGACGCCGCCATGCTACAGATCAACCAGTACCTCACTGTGCTGGCCTCCTTGGG GCCCCCTCGGCCTGCCACTTCAGTCAGCTCCCCTGAGGAGACTGCCACTACAGTTATTGCTGCTGCCTCCTCCACCAGCATCCCCAGCTCAGAGGCCACGACCCCAACCACAGGAGCCTCCCCAACAGCCCCTGAAATGGAAAGGCCTCCAGGTAGGTGTGATTGGCCTCCAGCCGGGGGAGCAGGGAACTTCTCTAGGTTCCACTTCCAGTCTCTCTGTCCCCAGCTCCTGAGTCAGTGGGCACAGAGGAGATGCCCGAGGATGGAGAGCCTGATGCAGCAGAGCTCCGCCGGCGCCGCCTGCAAAAGCTGGAGTCTCCTGTTGCCCACTGACattgccccagcccagccccagcccctgctctTTTGA
- the SYVN1 gene encoding E3 ubiquitin-protein ligase synoviolin isoform X1 has protein sequence MFRTAVMMAASLALTGAVVAHAYYLKHQFYPTVVYLTKSSPSMAVLYIQAFVLVFLLGKVMGKVFFGQLRAAEMEHLLERSWYAVTETCLAFTVFRDDFSPRFVALFTLLLFLKCFHWLAEDRVDFMERSPNISWLFHCRIVSLMFLLGILDFLFVSHAYHSILTRGASVQLVFGFEYAILMTMVLTIFIKYVLHSVDLQSENPWDNKAVYMLYTELFTGFIKVLLYMAFMTIMIKVHTFPLFAIRPMYLAMRQFKKAVTDAIMSRRAIRNMNTLYPDATPEELQAMDNVCIICREEMVTGAKRLPCNHIFHTSCLRSWFQRQQTCPTCRMDVLRASLPAQSPPPPEPAEQGPPPAPHPPPLLPQPPNFPQGLLPPFPPGMFPLWPPMGPFPPVPPPPSSGEAVAPPSTSAAALSRPSGAATTTAAGTSAAAASATASGPGSGSAPEAGPAPGFPFPPPWMGMPLPPPFAFPPMPVPPAGFAGLTPEELRALEGHERQHLEARLQSLRNIHTLLDAAMLQINQYLTVLASLGHWGHKGTSFYTLFCKAHQGQENLPNLGCQGQTRLSSLLFPGPLGLPLQSAPLRRLPLQLLLLPPPPASPAQRPRPQPQEPPQQPLKWKGLQLLSQWAQRRCPRMESLMQQSSAGAACKSWSLLLPTDIAPAQPQPLLF, from the exons ATGTTCCGCACGGCAGTGATGATGGCGGCCAGCCTGGCGCTGACCggggctgtggtggctcacgcctactaCCTCAAACACCAGTTCTACCCCACTGTGGTGTACCTGACCAAGTCCAGCCCCAGCATGGCA GTCCTGTACATCCAGGCCTTTGTCCTTGTCTTCCTCCTGGGCAAGGTGATGGGCAAGGTGTTCTTTGGGCAACTGAGGGCAGCAGAGATGGAG CACCTTCTGGAACGTTCCTGGTATGCTGTCACAGAGACTTGTCTGGCCTTCACCGTTTTTCGGGATGACTTCAGCCCCCGCTTTGTTGCACTCTTcactcttcttctcttcctcaaaTGTTTCCACTGGCTGGCTGAGGATCGTGTGGACTTT ATGGAACGCAGCCCCAACATCTCCTGGCTCTTTCACTGCCGCATTGTCT CTCTCATGTTCCTTCTGGGCATCCTGGACTTCCTCTTCGTCAGCCATGCCTATCACAGCATCCTGACCCGTGGGGCTTCTGTGCAGCTGGTGTTTGGCTTTGAG TATGCCATCCTGATGACGATGGTGCTCACCATCTTCATCAAGTATGTGCTGCACTCCGTGGACCTCCAGAGTGAGAACCCCTGGGACAACAAGGCTGTGTACATGCTCTACACAGAGCTGTTTACAG GCTTCATCAAGGTTCTGCTGTACATGGCCTTCATGACCATCATGATCAAGGTGCACACCTTCCCACTCTTTGCCATCCGGCCCATGTACCTGGCCATGAG ACAGTTCAAAAAAGCTGTGACAGATGCCATCATGTCTCGCCGAGCCATCCGCAACATGAACACCCT GTATCCAGATGCCACCCCAGAGGAGCTCCAGGCAATGGACAATGTCTGCATCATCTGCCGAGAAGAGATGGTGACTGGTGCCAAGAGACTGCCTTGCAACCACATTTTCCATACCAG CTGCCTGCGCTCCTGGTTCCAGCGGCAGCAGACCTGCCCCACCTGCCGTATGGATGTCCTTCGGGCATCGCTGCCAGCCCAGTCACCACCACCCCCAGAGCCTGCGGAACAGGGGCCACCCCCTgcgccccaccccccaccactcttgcctcagccccccaact TCCCCCAGGGCCTCCTGCCTCCTTTTCCTCCAGGCATGTTCCCACTGTGGCCCCCCATGGGCCCCTTTCCACCTGTCCCGCCTCCCCCCAGCTCAGGAGAGGCTGTGGCCCCTCCATCCACCAGTGCAG CAGCCCTTTCTCGGCCCAGTGGAGCAGCTACAACCACAGCTGCTGGCAccagtgctgctgctgcttctgccacAGCATCTGGCCCAGGCTCTGGCTCTGCCCCAGAAGCTGGCCCTGCCCCTggcttccccttccctcctccctggaTGGGTATGCCCCTGCCTCCGCCCTTTG CCTTCCCCCCAATGCCTGTGCCCCCTGCGGGGTTTGCTGGGCTGACCCCAGAGGAGCTACGAGCTCTGGAGGGCCATGAACGGCAGCACCTGGAGGCCCGGCTGCAGAGCCTGCGTAACATCCACACACTGCTGGACGCCGCCATGCTACAGATCAACCAGTACCTCACTGTGCTGGCCTCCTTGGG GCACTGGGGCCACAAGGGCACATCATTCTATACTCTGTTCTGCAAGGCTCACCAAGGGCAGGAGAATCTGCCCAACCTAGGATGCCAAGGCCAGACCCGCCTCTCGTCCCTTCTCTTCCCAGGCCCCCTCGGCCTGCCACTTCAGTCAGCTCCCCTGAGGAGACTGCCACTACAGTTATTGCTGCTGCCTCCTCCACCAGCATCCCCAGCTCAGAGGCCACGACCCCAACCACAGGAGCCTCCCCAACAGCCCCTGAAATGGAAAGGCCTCCAG CTCCTGAGTCAGTGGGCACAGAGGAGATGCCCGAGGATGGAGAGCCTGATGCAGCAGAGCTCCGCCGGCGCCGCCTGCAAAAGCTGGAGTCTCCTGTTGCCCACTGACattgccccagcccagccccagcccctgctctTTTGA
- the SYVN1 gene encoding E3 ubiquitin-protein ligase synoviolin isoform X7, which translates to MGKVFFGQLRAAEMEHLLERSWYAVTETCLAFTVFRDDFSPRFVALFTLLLFLKCFHWLAEDRVDFMERSPNISWLFHCRIVSLMFLLGILDFLFVSHAYHSILTRGASVQLVFGFEYAILMTMVLTIFIKYVLHSVDLQSENPWDNKAVYMLYTELFTGFIKVLLYMAFMTIMIKVHTFPLFAIRPMYLAMRQFKKAVTDAIMSRRAIRNMNTLYPDATPEELQAMDNVCIICREEMVTGAKRLPCNHIFHTSCLRSWFQRQQTCPTCRMDVLRASLPAQSPPPPEPAEQGPPPAPHPPPLLPQPPNFPQGLLPPFPPGMFPLWPPMGPFPPVPPPPSSGEAVAPPSTSAAALSRPSGAATTTAAGTSAAAASATASGPGSGSAPEAGPAPGFPFPPPWMGMPLPPPFAFPPMPVPPAGFAGLTPEELRALEGHERQHLEARLQSLRNIHTLLDAAMLQINQYLTVLASLGHWGHKGTSFYTLFCKAHQGQENLPNLGCQGQTRLSSLLFPGPLGLPLQSAPLRRLPLQLLLLPPPPASPAQRPRPQPQEPPQQPLKWKGLQLLSQWAQRRCPRMESLMQQSSAGAACKSWSLLLPTDIAPAQPQPLLF; encoded by the exons ATGGGCAAGGTGTTCTTTGGGCAACTGAGGGCAGCAGAGATGGAG CACCTTCTGGAACGTTCCTGGTATGCTGTCACAGAGACTTGTCTGGCCTTCACCGTTTTTCGGGATGACTTCAGCCCCCGCTTTGTTGCACTCTTcactcttcttctcttcctcaaaTGTTTCCACTGGCTGGCTGAGGATCGTGTGGACTTT ATGGAACGCAGCCCCAACATCTCCTGGCTCTTTCACTGCCGCATTGTCT CTCTCATGTTCCTTCTGGGCATCCTGGACTTCCTCTTCGTCAGCCATGCCTATCACAGCATCCTGACCCGTGGGGCTTCTGTGCAGCTGGTGTTTGGCTTTGAG TATGCCATCCTGATGACGATGGTGCTCACCATCTTCATCAAGTATGTGCTGCACTCCGTGGACCTCCAGAGTGAGAACCCCTGGGACAACAAGGCTGTGTACATGCTCTACACAGAGCTGTTTACAG GCTTCATCAAGGTTCTGCTGTACATGGCCTTCATGACCATCATGATCAAGGTGCACACCTTCCCACTCTTTGCCATCCGGCCCATGTACCTGGCCATGAG ACAGTTCAAAAAAGCTGTGACAGATGCCATCATGTCTCGCCGAGCCATCCGCAACATGAACACCCT GTATCCAGATGCCACCCCAGAGGAGCTCCAGGCAATGGACAATGTCTGCATCATCTGCCGAGAAGAGATGGTGACTGGTGCCAAGAGACTGCCTTGCAACCACATTTTCCATACCAG CTGCCTGCGCTCCTGGTTCCAGCGGCAGCAGACCTGCCCCACCTGCCGTATGGATGTCCTTCGGGCATCGCTGCCAGCCCAGTCACCACCACCCCCAGAGCCTGCGGAACAGGGGCCACCCCCTgcgccccaccccccaccactcttgcctcagccccccaact TCCCCCAGGGCCTCCTGCCTCCTTTTCCTCCAGGCATGTTCCCACTGTGGCCCCCCATGGGCCCCTTTCCACCTGTCCCGCCTCCCCCCAGCTCAGGAGAGGCTGTGGCCCCTCCATCCACCAGTGCAG CAGCCCTTTCTCGGCCCAGTGGAGCAGCTACAACCACAGCTGCTGGCAccagtgctgctgctgcttctgccacAGCATCTGGCCCAGGCTCTGGCTCTGCCCCAGAAGCTGGCCCTGCCCCTggcttccccttccctcctccctggaTGGGTATGCCCCTGCCTCCGCCCTTTG CCTTCCCCCCAATGCCTGTGCCCCCTGCGGGGTTTGCTGGGCTGACCCCAGAGGAGCTACGAGCTCTGGAGGGCCATGAACGGCAGCACCTGGAGGCCCGGCTGCAGAGCCTGCGTAACATCCACACACTGCTGGACGCCGCCATGCTACAGATCAACCAGTACCTCACTGTGCTGGCCTCCTTGGG GCACTGGGGCCACAAGGGCACATCATTCTATACTCTGTTCTGCAAGGCTCACCAAGGGCAGGAGAATCTGCCCAACCTAGGATGCCAAGGCCAGACCCGCCTCTCGTCCCTTCTCTTCCCAGGCCCCCTCGGCCTGCCACTTCAGTCAGCTCCCCTGAGGAGACTGCCACTACAGTTATTGCTGCTGCCTCCTCCACCAGCATCCCCAGCTCAGAGGCCACGACCCCAACCACAGGAGCCTCCCCAACAGCCCCTGAAATGGAAAGGCCTCCAG CTCCTGAGTCAGTGGGCACAGAGGAGATGCCCGAGGATGGAGAGCCTGATGCAGCAGAGCTCCGCCGGCGCCGCCTGCAAAAGCTGGAGTCTCCTGTTGCCCACTGACattgccccagcccagccccagcccctgctctTTTGA